A stretch of Henckelia pumila isolate YLH828 chromosome 4, ASM3356847v2, whole genome shotgun sequence DNA encodes these proteins:
- the LOC140860599 gene encoding uncharacterized protein: MAALLEAKEFVIHMDHEFLKHLKGQQNLNKRHAKWVEFVETFPYVIKYKKRKENVVTDALSRSDLDFGEIYTSCLQGPKDKFFVHDGYLFKEDKLCVPKSSIRELLVRESHGVI; the protein is encoded by the exons ATGGCAGCATTACTTGAGGCAaaggaatttgtgattcatatgGATCATGAGtttttgaagcatctcaaaggacaacaaaatcTGAACAAGAGGCATGCCAAGTGGGTAGAGTTTGTGGAAACTTTTCCCTACGTTATCAAGTACAAGAAAAGGAAGGAAAACGTGGTAAcagatgctctatcacgaag tgatcttgattttggtgagatttatACGTCATGTTTGCAAGGTCCGAAAGATAAATTTTTCGTGCATGATGGTtatttgtttaaggaagatAAGTTATGTGTGCCTAAATCATCTATTCGTGAATTgcttgttagggaatcacatggggtGATTTGA
- the LOC140860600 gene encoding uncharacterized protein: MTGNKRMLSEYIPGPGPKITFADNSKGTTMGKAKTPKQNGVAERRNRTIKEAARTMIDDSVPVISYFKVFGCKCFIHNNGKTHLTALDVRSDPGLFLGYSSVSKAYRVFNNKTLTVEESVHVVFDETSVTNESPSLNDISNRIEDSKLDTYDEEEIQIRRNREIQCEPDQVEEQRPEEPSIDNEIPINTGHIENQDDQDQQGNTDKLGPSYRWSKIHPPNLVIGNPSAPLRTKGQMINELMHAAFISQIEHKKVEEALLDTNWIEAMKDELNQFERNYVWHLVPRSSDKSIIGTRLIMQVAESIVKAQVGLVNFLETSLSLGSQLRDYGVDSSESPIFCDNTIDIAITYNLVLHSRTKNIDIRHHFIQDNVQKKYVRLEHISTDLQMGGIFA, encoded by the exons ATGACAGGAAACAAAAGAATGTTGTCTGAATACATACCAGGACCAGGACCTAAGATTACTTTTGCAGATAACTCTAAAGGTAcaaccatgggtaagg CTAAAACGCCaaaacaaaatggtgttgcagaaaggaggaATAGAACTATAAAAGAAGCTGCTAGAACAATGATTGATGATTCAG TTCCAGTAATATCATACTTCAAGGTATTTGGTTGTAAatgcttcattcacaacaatggaaAGACTCATCTGACTGCCCTTGATGTCAGATCAGATCCTGGTTTGTTTCTCGGATATTCATCTGTTAGTAAagcttatagagtattcaataaTAAAACTCTAACAGTTGAAGAATCGGTTCacgttgtttttgatgaaacatCTGTCACTAATGAATCtccaagcttaaatgatattaGTAACAGAATAGAAGATTCTAAGCTTGATACATATGATGAAGAAGAGATCCAGATCAGACGGAATAGAGAAATTCAATGTGAACCAGATCAAGTTGAAGAACAGAGACCAGAAGAACCATCAATTGATAATGAGATTCCAATAAACACAGGTCATATTGAAAATCAAGATGATCAAGATCAACAAGGAAACACGGATAAACTTGGCCCAAGTTACAGATGGTCCAAAATTCATCCACCAAACTTGGTAATAGGTAATCCATCTGCACCTTTGAGAACCAAAGGTCAGATGATAAATGAATTAATGCATGCTGCTTTTATTTCTCAGATAGAACATAAGAAAGTAGAAGAAGCTTTACTCGACACTAATTGGATAGAAGCTATGAAAGATGAACTGAACCAATTTGAAAGAAATTATGTCTGGCATTTAGTTCCTAGATCCTCAGATAAATCTATAATAGGAACTAGAttg attatgcaggttgcagAATCGATCGTAAAAGCACAAGTGGGACTTGTCAATTTCTTGGAGACAAGCTTATCTCTTGGTTCA CAACTCAGAGATTATGGTGTTGATTCATCTGAATCACCAATTTTTTGTGACAATACAATTGATATTGCTATCACATACAACCTTGTCCTACATTCCAGAACAAAgaatattgacattcgtcaccATTTCATCCAAGATAATGTTCAAAAGAAATATGTTCGTCTGGAACATATATCAACTGATCTGCAAATGG GGGGAATATTTGCTTAA